The nucleotide sequence TATACGCAGGCATTTATAGTTCCAGTTATAGCTATATCACCATTTTGAACATCTAATTTATTCATTTTAAGCTCTCTGCCTTTTATTATAAGTGATCCTAAATTAGTATTAAGAACTATTTGTTCATCATTAAAATTAACAACTTCACTTACTCCTGTAAGTAAAAGTCTTTTTCTATTTTCTATAGTCATTAAACTTTTTTTACCGCTTTGTGCGTTTAATTCCTTTTTAACTTCCATATAAATTACCTCCTATCCCACTTTTTAATATATATGTGAGATAGAAAGATTTTATAACATTAAATTTCCTCACCACTAATTACTTCATACATCTTTTTTGCATCTTCTTTAAGAGCATGATTGGTAATGTTAACTACTTTTGCTTTAAAGACTTTGCTTGCATATCTTATTTCTATTATATCATCTTCTTCAACGTCTGTACCAGGCTTTGCTACTTTGCCATTTATAGATACCCTTCCGCTTTCACAAGCCTCTTTAGCAACAGTTCTTCTCTTTATTATCCTTGAAACTTTTAAATATTTATCTAACCTCATACTAATCCTCCGATAAAAAGTATAGTATTAAATCTTATATAAAATCTTAAAAATCCCGGTTAATAACCGGGATTTCCAATTTTAAGATAATTATTTATTAACTCTTTCCTTAAATTCTTTTCCTGCTTTAAAAACTGGAACAGTAGAAGCTGGTATTACTATCTCCTCTTTTGATCTAGGATTTCTTCCCTTTCTCTCTGCTCTTTCTCTAGTTTCAAAAGTACCGAAACCTACTAATTGAACTTTTTCATGTTTCTCTAAAGTTTCTTCAACACTTTCTATAAATGCTTTTAATGCAACTTCCGCATCTTTTTTTGTTAATTTACTTTTCTCTGATATACTAGTGATTAATTCAGCCTTATTCACTTTTGTTACCTCCTTAAATTTTAAGAGTATGCTATAACCATATAAGCATATTCTGCATATAATATAAAAATCCTTCTTTTAAAGGACATTTTTATTGAATTTTTAGTTTTGCTTCATCCCATAAAGCATTCATTTCCTCCAAAGACATGCTCTCAATTTTAAGATTTTTATCCTTGGCTGCTTTCTCTATGTAATAAAAACGTTTAATAAATTTGTCTATAGTATAATTTAATGCAAACTCACTATCAATGTCAAGGAGTCTAGCAATATTTACTACAGAAAAAATTAAATCTCCAACTTCTTCTGCTATTCTATCCCTTATTATCCCTTTATATACATCTTTTACTTCGCGAGTTTCCTCTAAAACTTTATCTAGCGCCTCTTCAACATTACGAAAATCAAATCCTACTTTTGAAGCCTTTTTTTGAACTTTTTCAGCCCTTATAAGAGCTGGTAAAATTTTGGGTATGTGTTTCATTTCTTCAGTATAAGAATTTAAATCCTGTTGTTTTCTTTTTATTTCGTCCCACTTTTGTAAAACTTCAGTAGAATTTTTTATTTGCTCATTTTTAAAAACATGTGGATGTCTTTCTATCATCTTGTTACAAATCCCTGAAATCACATCATTTATGTTAAAGTACCCTTCATCTTTACCTATCTTGGCATGAAAAACCACCTGAAATAATACATCACCTAACTCTTCTACCATCATATCATCATCGTTTTTTTCAATTGCCTCAACAGCCTCATAGCATTCCTCTATAAGCGCCCTCTTTATTGTATCATGGCTCTGTTCCCTATCCCACGGACAACCATTTTCTCCTCTAAGTATTTCCATTATATTTAACAAATCGTAAAAATCCTTATTGTTATTAATATCACAAGGAACATACACTGATGTTAGATAATCTATATCACTTTGTCTATCCAATTCATATAGAGGTATTTTTCTAACGCTCTCTTCATTTTCGATTCCAGCTGCTCTCACGAAATAAATCTCCGTATCGTCTTTATAATACTCCAAAAGAGCTAGCTTTACATCAGAAGCTATAAAACTATTATATACTTGAGTAATGACAATTCCAAGCCTCTTATCCAAAATTTGATTTTTAATATCAAAGGCATCAACTATTTTAAGACCTTTCACCGGATCAATCTTAAGCGATTCCATCAAGGCATCTATAAAGCTTACAGCTGGAACTATATCAACTTTTATATTTTCTTTTTCACATAATTCTATTAATATCTGCACTGATTTCTCTGCAACAAGAGGATGACCTGGCACAGCATACACTATATCTTTAAGCTCCTTAGCCTTACTAACCAAATCCCGGGCTATAAAGTCATATACCTCATCAAAGCTTTCGCCTGTTTCGTACTTATCATCATATGTACTGTACTTTATACCAATTTCATCAAAATACTCTACCACTGGATGCTTTTTAGTCCTAAAGAAAATATTTTGTGAATTTTTAACTGCCTCAAGTGTTCCGAGGGTCAGTGCATTTTTCGAGCCAGGCCCAAGCCCCACTACTTTAATCAATATTAAATCCTCTCCCTTCACCTAAAACTTTTAAATCTAGTTTTTATTCTCTTATAATCGAATACACCAAACAGAATAATAAATATAAAATACACTATTATTCCTGAAAATACTGATATACCAAAGCTAAGTAACATATTCATAGTTTTAGTATAAATATTCATATATAAGAACATAACTCCTATAATCATCAAAATAGATGCGTACGCCGGTTTCATTATTATATCATACCATTTTATTTTAAAATTACAAATTATTTTAACAGCAATTACATTCAATATACAGGATAACATATATCCACTAATAGTGCCAATAACTGCTCCGTAAACATTGAACATCTTTATAGGAACTAAATAGTTATTTATTACCACCTTAAGAATACAAGCCAAAAACAGATTTATGACAGGGATAGCATATTTTTTAACTCCCTGAAGCACCGATGTAGTCACCTGTGAAAGTACGATAAAAGGTATACTAATACTTAAGTATTTTAGTATATCTCCACCACTTGAATGTCCAGGAAATATTATTGTCATAACTTGATTAGACATAAAAAATAAACCCGCAAAAGATGGAATAGCTATTAACATTGACATCTTTAGAGCTGATTCTATTCTACCTTTTAATTCATCCATTCTATTAAGTACAAAAGCCTCTGAAATAACTGGCATAAGAGATGTACATAAAGCAATAGAAAGTGTAAGTGGAACATTAATAAGTACAAAAGCCTTACCTGTAAGCTGACCATATAATTTAGTTGCCTCACTATAGTTAAATCCAGCTTTAATTAGGTTTTGTGGTACTAATATGGAATCTATAAGACTCATTATACTGCTAACTGCTGATCCTATTGATATTGGTATTGCTATGTATAATAATTCACTTAATATTTTATAATTTCTTCCTGTCTTTACGCCCTTAAACTCACTTTTAGCTCTAGTATATTTTATGAATAAATATACACCAGCAATCCCTGCCCCAAATACTGCTCCAAAAGCCGCTCCCCCTGCAGAGTACTCTATTCCTTTTGGCAAAAGTATGTATGCAAGTCCAACTCCTACTAAAACTCTTCCTATTTGCTCAATTATCTGTGATACTGCGGTAGGCACCATATTCTGCATACCTTGAAAAAAGCCTCTAAATGAGCTTACCAGGGATATTATAATCGGCGCTAATGATATGCCTATTAATGAATAGTATGATTTCTCATTCCAATTAAAAAAATGAACCAACTGTCTTGAAAAAATTATTAGAAATAAACTGAAGCCTCCACCCATAATTAGCATAAGCAAAACTGCCTTTTTTAAAACTAGAATAATGCCTTCTCTGTCATTAACAGCATTTCTTTCTGCAACCATCTTTGAAATAGCAACTGGTACACCTGAAGCTATTGCTATAAAAAACATATACAAGGGATATGACATTTGGTAGTAACCTATTCCCTCATCACCTATAAGCATAATAAGAGGCCACCTAAAACACATCCCTAAGATTTTTGCAAATATACCTGTAATACCTAATATTAAGGTTCCTTTTATTAAAGTTTGCTTTTTCATTAATAATACCTCCAAATTCTC is from Clostridium acetobutylicum ATCC 824 and encodes:
- the yabP gene encoding sporulation protein YabP; this encodes MEVKKELNAQSGKKSLMTIENRKRLLLTGVSEVVNFNDEQIVLNTNLGSLIIKGRELKMNKLDVQNGDIAITGTINACVYSGNESSNKKDSIISRLFK
- a CDS encoding RNA-binding S4 domain-containing protein, whose protein sequence is MRLDKYLKVSRIIKRRTVAKEACESGRVSINGKVAKPGTDVEEDDIIEIRYASKVFKAKVVNITNHALKEDAKKMYEVISGEEI
- a CDS encoding HU family DNA-binding protein: MNKAELITSISEKSKLTKKDAEVALKAFIESVEETLEKHEKVQLVGFGTFETRERAERKGRNPRSKEEIVIPASTVPVFKAGKEFKERVNK
- the mazG gene encoding nucleoside triphosphate pyrophosphohydrolase, with the protein product MIKVVGLGPGSKNALTLGTLEAVKNSQNIFFRTKKHPVVEYFDEIGIKYSTYDDKYETGESFDEVYDFIARDLVSKAKELKDIVYAVPGHPLVAEKSVQILIELCEKENIKVDIVPAVSFIDALMESLKIDPVKGLKIVDAFDIKNQILDKRLGIVITQVYNSFIASDVKLALLEYYKDDTEIYFVRAAGIENEESVRKIPLYELDRQSDIDYLTSVYVPCDINNNKDFYDLLNIMEILRGENGCPWDREQSHDTIKRALIEECYEAVEAIEKNDDDMMVEELGDVLFQVVFHAKIGKDEGYFNINDVISGICNKMIERHPHVFKNEQIKNSTEVLQKWDEIKRKQQDLNSYTEEMKHIPKILPALIRAEKVQKKASKVGFDFRNVEEALDKVLEETREVKDVYKGIIRDRIAEEVGDLIFSVVNIARLLDIDSEFALNYTIDKFIKRFYYIEKAAKDKNLKIESMSLEEMNALWDEAKLKIQ
- a CDS encoding putative polysaccharide biosynthesis protein, producing the protein MKKQTLIKGTLILGITGIFAKILGMCFRWPLIMLIGDEGIGYYQMSYPLYMFFIAIASGVPVAISKMVAERNAVNDREGIILVLKKAVLLMLIMGGGFSLFLIIFSRQLVHFFNWNEKSYYSLIGISLAPIIISLVSSFRGFFQGMQNMVPTAVSQIIEQIGRVLVGVGLAYILLPKGIEYSAGGAAFGAVFGAGIAGVYLFIKYTRAKSEFKGVKTGRNYKILSELLYIAIPISIGSAVSSIMSLIDSILVPQNLIKAGFNYSEATKLYGQLTGKAFVLINVPLTLSIALCTSLMPVISEAFVLNRMDELKGRIESALKMSMLIAIPSFAGLFFMSNQVMTIIFPGHSSGGDILKYLSISIPFIVLSQVTTSVLQGVKKYAIPVINLFLACILKVVINNYLVPIKMFNVYGAVIGTISGYMLSCILNVIAVKIICNFKIKWYDIIMKPAYASILMIIGVMFLYMNIYTKTMNMLLSFGISVFSGIIVYFIFIILFGVFDYKRIKTRFKSFR